A window from Frischella perrara encodes these proteins:
- a CDS encoding DJ-1 family glyoxalase III — translation MVKALVLLSQGCEETEAVTTIDLLTRAGIDVTYASITEEREIKCSRGVVILTQKTFSQVKELSFDVVILPGGLIGAENFRDSVDVIEKLKRTHAEGNIVAAICASPALVLQYHNLFPEAEMTGYPSRKQIFKNWKDERVFYDETHKVLTSQGPATSIDFALKIIAVLVGQAKAQEVAKDLILPLGINDYSH, via the coding sequence ATGGTTAAAGCACTCGTTTTACTATCACAAGGTTGTGAAGAAACAGAAGCAGTCACAACAATTGATTTATTAACAAGAGCAGGTATTGATGTAACTTATGCTAGTATTACAGAAGAACGGGAAATAAAGTGTTCGCGAGGAGTAGTAATTTTGACCCAAAAGACATTTTCACAAGTAAAAGAATTGTCTTTTGATGTCGTTATATTACCTGGTGGTTTAATCGGAGCTGAAAATTTTCGAGATTCTGTAGATGTAATTGAAAAGTTGAAAAGAACGCATGCTGAAGGCAATATTGTTGCAGCTATCTGTGCTAGTCCTGCTTTGGTTTTACAGTATCATAATCTTTTCCCTGAAGCAGAAATGACAGGTTATCCAAGTAGAAAACAAATTTTCAAAAATTGGAAAGATGAGCGTGTTTTTTATGATGAAACTCATAAAGTTCTCACAAGTCAGGGACCCGCAACATCAATAGATTTTGCTCTTAAAATTATTGCAGTTTTAGTAGGACAAGCCAAAGCTCAAGAAGTTGCGAAAGATTTGATATTACCTCTCGGTATCAATGATTATTCGCATTAA